In Miscanthus floridulus cultivar M001 chromosome 5, ASM1932011v1, whole genome shotgun sequence, one genomic interval encodes:
- the LOC136452426 gene encoding uncharacterized protein — protein sequence MASAAPFPSSLLFPTRPSTPPLPSSSSRPSHTHSRPHLRTPSPNPNNPAAAPASSRMEVAQPQASDAQGGVEEPAMKLLFVEMGVGYDQHGQDITAAAVRACKDAITSNSIPAFRGGSIPGVNTDQMKLQIKLGVPRSTQHLLDAERVKAVFPYGKIISFEVVDGGMICSSGVCLEAMGDKNDDCYIVNAAVYVGY from the exons ATGGCGTCAGCAGCACCGTTCCCCAGCAGCCTCCTCTTCCCGACCAGACCAAGCACGCCACCGCTCCCGTCGTCCTCCTCCCGACCGTCTCACACTCACTCCCGCCCCCACCTCCGCACCCCATCTCCGAACCCTAATAATCCAGCGGCCGCGCCGGCGTCCTCTCGGATGGAGGTCGCCCAGCCCCAGGCGAGCGACGCCCAGGGAGGGGTGGAGGAGCCGGCCATGAAGCTGCTGTTCGTGGAGATGGGCGTCGGCTACGATCAGCACGGCCAGGacatcaccgccgccgccgtgcgcgcctgcAAGGACGCCATCACCTCCAACTCCATCCCCGCCTTCCGCGGCG GGTCCATTCCCGGAGTGAACACCGACCAGATGAAGCTGCAGATCAAGCTCGGGGTGCCGAGGTCGACGCAGCACTTGCTGGATGCTGAGAGAGTCAAGGCCGTCTTCCCCTA CGGCAAGATAATCAGCTTCGAGGTCGTTGATGGGGGCATGATCTGTTCAAGCGGCGTGTGCCTGGAAGCAATGGGGGATAAGAACGATGACTGCTACATAGTCAACGCTGCAGTGTATGTCGGCTACTGA
- the LOC136452427 gene encoding adenylate-forming reductase 06235-like gives MDWQDQAKPMMQTKFSSCRGVSFELKASPGSPFAHQAVDHYPPQPPPDAPTPTSAGRWVWLPQSFSRASSRIFPSAFGRSTSRVSSHFCDLDLDDEDADDEPVVNGADVEMDIAASAVAVDDVQPRKKANAPAPAKPAASSPRSRLGVILLDQGLFTVYKRLFVLCVALNAVGLVLAATGHFPYARAHAAVFTMGNILALTLCRSEAVLRVVFWLAVALFGRPWVPVVVKTGVTAILQSLGGVHSGCGVSSLAWLVYALVQALQHRDVTPREVVGVASAIFGLLALSCMAAFPLVRHLHHNVFERTHRFAGWTALALLWVFFVLSAGYDPATASYYRLTGSVLVKRQELWLTAAITFFTFLPWLTVRRVPVTVTARSSHASVITFQGGVKGGLLGRISRSPLSEWHAFGIISDNGDTHAMLAGAVGDFTRALISDPPTRLWVRGVHFAGLPYLLNMYRRATMVATGSGICVFMSFLMQPGPAELSLVWVAKGIDANYGEEMKSAAYSSERLRGRVIVHDTALMGRPNVAALAVDAARRWGSEVVVVTSNPEGSRDVVAGCTKAGIPAFGPIWDS, from the coding sequence ATGGATTGGCAAGACCAAGCCAAGCCCATGATGCAAACCAAGTTCTCGAGCTGTCGTGGCGTCTCTTTCGAGCTCAAGGCGTCACCGGGCAGCCCGTTCGCCCACCAAGCCGTCGATCATTATCCGCCCCAGCCGCCGCCGGACGCGCCGACCCCGACGAGCGCCGGCCGGTGGGTCTGGCTGCCGCAGTCTTTCAGCCGTGCCTCCTCCAGGATCTTTCCTTCCGCTTTTGGCAGGTCGACGAGCCGCGTGAGCAGCCACTTCTGCGACCTCGATCTCGATGACGAGGACGCGGACGATGAGCCCGTCGTCAACGGTGCCGACGTGGAGATGGACATCGCCGCGTCAGCTGTGGCTGTCGATGACGTGCAACCGAGAAAGAAGGCGAACGCTCCGGCTCCGGCGAAGCCGGCGGCATCGTCCCCGCGCTCGAGGCTGGGTGTCATACTGCTCGACCAGGGCTTGTTCACCGTGTACAAGCGCCTCTTCGTCCTGTGCGTCGCGCTGAACGCGGTGGGCCTCGTGCTCGCCGCGACGGGACACTTTCCTTACGCCAGGGCGCATGCCGCCGTCTTCACCATGGGCAACATACTGGCGCTGACGCTGTGCCGCTCCGAGGCGGTGCTCCGAGTCGTGTTCTGGCTCGCCGTCGCGCTCTTCGGCCGGCCGTGGGTGCCAGTCGTCGTGAAGACCGGAGTGACCGCGATCCTGCAGTCGCTAGGCGGCGTGCACAGTGGCTGCGGCGTGTCGTCGCTGGCGTGGCTGGTGTACGCGCTGGTGCAGGCGCTCCAGCACCGCGACGTGACGCCACGAGAGGTCGTCGGTGTCGCGTCGGCCATATTCGGCCTGCTCGCGCTCTCGTGCATGGCCGCGTTCCCGCTGGTGCGCCACCTGCACCACAACGTGTTCGAGCGCACGCACCGGTTCGCCGGCTGGACTGCGCTCGCGCTGCTGTGGGTCTTCTTCGTGCTCTCCGCCGGCTATGACCCAGCGACCGCCTCCTACTACCGGCTCACCGGCTCCGTCCTCGTGAAGCGGCAGGAGCTCTGGCTCACTGCCGCCATCACCTTCTTCACTTTCCTGCCATGGCTCACCGTGCGGCGCGTGCCGGTCACGGTCACCGCGCGGTCCAGCCACGCTTCCGTTATAACCTTCCAGGGCGGCGTCAAAGGCGGCCTTCTCGGCCGCATCAGCCGCTCTCCGCTGTCCGAGTGGCACGCCTTCGGCATCATCTCCGACAACGGGGACACGCACGCGATGCTCGCCGGCGCGGTGGGCGACTTCACCCGGGCCCTCATATCGGACCCTCCGACACGCCTCTGGGTGCGCGGCGTCCACTTTGCCGGGCTTCCCTACCTCCTCAACATGTACCGGCGGGCGACCATGGTCGCGACGGGCTCCGGGATATGCGTGTTCATGTCCTTCCTGATGCAGCCCGGCCCGGCCGAACTGTCGCTGGTGTGGGTGGCCAAGGGCATCGACGCCAACTATGGCGAGGAGATGAAGTCGGCGGCGTACAGCAGCGAGAGGCTCCGCGGGCGGGTGATCGTACACGACACGGCGTTGATGGGGCGGCCCAACGTGGCGGCGCTGGCCGTGGACGCGGCGCGGCGTTGGGgctcggaggtggtggtggtgaccagCAACCCGGAAGGGAGCAGGGACGTCGTCGCGGGGTGTACCAAGGCCGGTATCCCAGCATTCGGGCCTATCTGGGATTCTTGA